From a region of the Paenibacillus sp. R14(2021) genome:
- a CDS encoding low molecular weight protein arginine phosphatase translates to MKRILFVCTGNTCRSPMAEAMLRSLAQKRGLALEVRSAGVSTVDGLPVSAHAQTALLRRDIKHNNGSTALENGSVTWADLILTMTAGHKRNLLQRFPGAVDKTYTLLEFVNRDEELLQQIAELESLYTDWQMKQALGGQLTSAERARLLELEGGIPSFDIADPFGGPLHVYEQSADEIEKALIKLLDRLQR, encoded by the coding sequence ATGAAACGAATCTTATTCGTCTGTACCGGCAATACGTGCCGTTCTCCGATGGCGGAGGCCATGCTTCGGTCGCTTGCGCAGAAACGCGGCTTGGCGCTGGAGGTTCGTTCCGCGGGCGTTTCCACGGTCGACGGTCTTCCTGTATCGGCGCACGCGCAGACGGCGCTGCTTCGCCGGGACATTAAACATAACAATGGTTCCACTGCGCTTGAGAATGGCTCCGTTACCTGGGCGGATTTGATCCTGACGATGACGGCAGGCCATAAACGCAATCTGCTGCAGCGATTTCCGGGCGCGGTGGATAAGACCTACACGCTGCTGGAGTTCGTCAACCGCGACGAAGAGCTTCTGCAGCAGATCGCGGAGCTCGAGAGCCTCTATACGGATTGGCAGATGAAGCAGGCGCTCGGCGGCCAGCTGACGAGCGCGGAACGCGCAAGGCTGTTAGAGCTGGAGGGCGGTATTCCGAGCTTCGATATCGCGGATCCGTTCGGAGGGCCGCTGCATGTCTACGAGCAAAGCGCGGACGAAATC